One genomic segment of Alicycliphilus denitrificans K601 includes these proteins:
- a CDS encoding ABC transporter ATP-binding protein, with product MSAPTASPVLLEAQGVAKHYGKFVALGGVDLKVRANTVHSVIGPNGAGKTTLFHMLTGTKGVSGGRILFDGHDVTREPDHRRVRRGMARSFQVTSLFLTLPVRENLRLAAQGVAPGAALNCWSPPVGRRSCADTVASVLARVGLERHAGTPAGNLSHGQQRRLEVGMALAARPKAIFLDEPTSGMGIDDLDDMKRLIQGLKDEHTVVLIEHNMGIVMDISDTITVMQQGRVLAEGLPHEIRADERVRSAYLGNMITGGKA from the coding sequence ATGAGCGCTCCCACCGCATCCCCGGTCCTGCTCGAAGCGCAGGGCGTCGCCAAGCATTACGGCAAGTTCGTCGCCCTGGGCGGCGTGGACCTGAAGGTGCGCGCCAACACCGTGCACTCGGTCATCGGCCCCAACGGCGCGGGCAAGACCACGCTGTTTCACATGCTCACGGGCACCAAGGGCGTGAGCGGCGGGCGCATCCTGTTCGACGGTCACGACGTGACGCGCGAGCCCGACCACCGGCGCGTGCGCCGCGGCATGGCACGCTCGTTTCAGGTCACCAGCCTGTTCCTAACCCTGCCCGTGCGCGAGAACCTGCGCCTGGCCGCCCAGGGCGTGGCGCCGGGGGCGGCGCTGAACTGCTGGAGCCCGCCCGTGGGCAGGCGCTCGTGCGCCGACACGGTGGCCAGCGTGCTCGCGCGCGTGGGGCTGGAGCGCCATGCCGGCACGCCCGCAGGCAACCTCTCGCACGGCCAGCAGCGCCGGCTGGAGGTTGGCATGGCGCTGGCCGCGCGCCCGAAGGCCATCTTCCTGGACGAGCCGACATCGGGCATGGGCATCGACGACCTGGACGACATGAAGCGGCTGATCCAGGGCCTCAAGGACGAGCACACCGTGGTGCTCATCGAACACAACATGGGCATCGTCATGGACATCTCCGACACCATCACTGTGATGCAGCAGGGCCGCGTGCTGGCCGAGGGCCTGCCGCACGAGATCCGCGCCGACGAACGCGTGCGCAGCGCCTACCTGGGCAACATGATCACCGGAGGCAAGGCATGA
- a CDS encoding sensor domain-containing diguanylate cyclase has translation MKLTPEPSSHREGVHWTVRMNRRNRSAFYVLLFLAMGSHLLATGAPAWAWAALVLHYLIYPQLAYWRACRSSDQRRAEMHNMDADIVLAGIWLGALGFPLWITFIMCASGCINMVVFHGARGGVRLVVSMAAGIALAAITALPSWHPDTDLRTSLLCMLALGLYLFAFARDGYDRAMAQYQVHAQLRGQFDEIRSLQAQLREQALRDPLTGLFNRRQLDAALAPALRRCREQGTPLSVLLIDIDHFKRINDAHGHAAGDMVLQALARLLLRHARPQDLACRLGGEEFLLVLDDMPVAAAIERAQELRQAFEALRVRSEGEELAATLSCGVAAFPQHADQPQALLACADQALYTAKEQGRNRVVMWAAQAAEGTTAAA, from the coding sequence ATGAAACTGACCCCCGAGCCCTCCTCCCACCGGGAAGGTGTGCACTGGACGGTGCGCATGAACCGGCGCAACCGCAGCGCGTTCTACGTTCTGCTGTTCCTGGCAATGGGCTCGCACCTGCTGGCCACCGGTGCCCCGGCGTGGGCTTGGGCCGCGCTGGTCTTGCACTACCTCATCTACCCCCAGCTGGCCTACTGGCGCGCGTGCCGTTCGTCCGACCAGCGGCGCGCGGAGATGCACAACATGGACGCCGACATCGTCCTGGCCGGCATCTGGTTGGGCGCGCTCGGCTTTCCGCTGTGGATCACCTTCATCATGTGTGCGTCCGGCTGCATCAACATGGTGGTGTTCCATGGCGCGCGCGGGGGCGTGCGCCTCGTCGTGTCGATGGCGGCGGGCATCGCGCTCGCGGCCATCACAGCCCTGCCGTCGTGGCACCCCGATACGGACTTGCGCACTTCCCTGCTCTGCATGCTCGCGCTGGGGCTGTACCTCTTCGCGTTCGCGCGCGACGGCTACGACCGCGCCATGGCACAGTACCAGGTGCATGCGCAGCTGCGCGGACAGTTCGACGAGATCCGCTCCCTGCAGGCGCAGCTGCGGGAGCAGGCGCTGCGCGACCCGCTCACGGGCCTGTTCAACCGGCGCCAGCTCGACGCAGCGCTGGCGCCCGCGCTGCGGCGCTGCCGCGAGCAGGGCACGCCCCTATCGGTGCTGCTGATCGACATCGACCACTTCAAGCGCATCAACGACGCCCACGGCCACGCCGCGGGCGACATGGTGCTGCAGGCGCTCGCCCGGCTGCTGCTGCGCCATGCGCGCCCGCAGGATCTGGCGTGCCGCCTCGGCGGCGAAGAGTTCCTGCTGGTGCTGGACGACATGCCGGTGGCCGCGGCCATCGAACGGGCGCAGGAACTGCGCCAGGCATTCGAGGCCCTGCGGGTGCGCTCCGAAGGCGAGGAACTCGCCGCCACGCTGTCGTGCGGCGTGGCGGCTTTCCCCCAGCACGCGGACCAGCCCCAGGCCCTGCTTGCCTGTGCCGACCAGGCCCTCTACACAGCCAAGGAGCAGGGCCGCAACCGCGTCGTGATGTGGGCAGCCCAGGCAGCGGAAGGCACCACGGCCGCGGCCTGA
- a CDS encoding ABC transporter ATP-binding protein produces the protein MSRPAAPKVHSTAAHQREGTPVPVAPLLSVEDIHAHYGKSHVLQGISLRVGDGELVTLLGRNGAGKTTTLKSIAGVMQPTQGQVRFGGEATHRLATHQVAQRGICLVPEHRGIFKLLTVEENLMLAQRKKSPWQLQDVYRIFPRLKERRGNGGGQLSGGEQQMLAIGRALMNAPRLLMLDEPVEGLAPVIVEEIVAQLKTIKAAGVSILLVEQNLEVCTQLADRHYIIEQGVVAHEATNAEFLADDAVKDRYLGVGLV, from the coding sequence ATGAGCCGCCCGGCCGCTCCGAAGGTTCATAGCACCGCAGCGCATCAGCGCGAAGGTACTCCGGTACCCGTCGCACCGCTTCTCTCGGTGGAGGACATCCACGCCCACTACGGCAAGAGCCACGTGCTGCAGGGCATCTCGCTGCGCGTAGGCGACGGCGAGCTCGTCACCCTGCTGGGCCGCAACGGCGCAGGCAAGACCACCACGCTCAAATCCATCGCGGGCGTGATGCAGCCCACGCAGGGGCAGGTGCGCTTCGGCGGCGAGGCCACGCACCGGCTCGCCACGCACCAGGTGGCGCAGCGCGGCATCTGCCTCGTGCCCGAGCACCGCGGCATCTTCAAGCTGCTCACGGTGGAGGAGAACCTGATGCTGGCCCAGCGCAAGAAGTCGCCCTGGCAGCTGCAGGACGTGTACCGCATCTTCCCGCGCCTGAAGGAGCGCCGCGGCAACGGCGGCGGCCAGCTCTCGGGCGGCGAGCAGCAGATGCTGGCCATAGGCCGCGCGCTCATGAACGCGCCGCGCCTGCTCATGCTCGACGAGCCGGTCGAGGGCCTCGCGCCCGTGATCGTCGAGGAGATCGTTGCGCAGCTCAAGACCATCAAGGCCGCGGGCGTGTCCATCCTGCTCGTGGAGCAGAACCTGGAAGTCTGCACGCAGCTCGCCGACCGGCACTACATCATCGAACAGGGCGTGGTCGCGCACGAGGCGACGAACGCCGAATTCCTGGCCGACGACGCCGTCAAGGACCGCTATCTAGGCGTCGGCCTGGTGTGA
- a CDS encoding FadR/GntR family transcriptional regulator, with the protein MTSKNSATLAIRQLKRSDLVAQEIKRLITEKNLSPGDRLPRESELQAQFQVSKGTIREALKALEVQGLVTISTGPSGGGTIAEVPLDRTLQFMQNYLFFQEVTIDDIYTVRQMLEPELAAGAVPHLTEADFEALEHSISCCDPTQSQEDLLTQRREDVNFHDILAAANPNPFLRFTCELINEMIRQLIVFGNRTPQTEHRRFGEANAQFHREIVRSARARDAEGVRVLMQRHMQDAASSVKRMKGRIQGRLILDADTLRRPRVAPAAARRPRKLAVGAP; encoded by the coding sequence ATGACAAGCAAAAATTCCGCCACGCTGGCGATCCGGCAGCTCAAGCGTTCCGACCTGGTGGCGCAGGAGATCAAGCGGCTGATCACGGAGAAGAACCTGAGCCCCGGCGACCGCCTGCCGCGCGAGAGCGAGCTGCAGGCGCAGTTCCAGGTCAGCAAGGGCACGATCCGCGAGGCGCTCAAGGCGCTGGAGGTGCAGGGCCTTGTCACCATCTCCACGGGCCCTTCGGGCGGCGGCACCATTGCCGAGGTGCCGCTCGACCGCACGCTGCAGTTCATGCAGAACTACCTGTTCTTCCAGGAGGTGACGATCGACGACATCTACACCGTGCGCCAGATGCTCGAACCCGAGCTGGCCGCCGGGGCGGTGCCGCACCTGACCGAGGCCGACTTCGAGGCGCTGGAGCACAGCATCAGCTGCTGCGACCCCACGCAGAGCCAGGAAGACCTGCTCACGCAGCGGCGCGAGGACGTGAACTTCCACGACATCCTCGCCGCCGCCAATCCCAACCCGTTCCTGCGCTTCACGTGCGAGCTGATCAACGAGATGATCCGCCAGCTCATCGTGTTCGGCAACCGCACGCCGCAGACCGAACACCGGCGCTTCGGAGAGGCCAACGCGCAGTTCCACCGCGAGATCGTGCGGTCCGCGCGCGCGCGCGACGCCGAGGGCGTGCGCGTGCTGATGCAGCGCCACATGCAGGACGCGGCCAGCAGCGTCAAGCGCATGAAGGGCCGCATCCAGGGCCGCCTGATCCTCGACGCGGACACGCTGCGGCGTCCGCGCGTGGCGCCCGCCGCCGCCAGGCGCCCGCGCAAGCTCGCCGTCGGCGCTCCATGA
- a CDS encoding Zn-dependent hydrolase, translating into MDMQSSPIAALRIDGARLWQSLMDLARIGGTPKGGVCRIALTELDRQGRDLFVQWAREAGCSIRVDAIGNIFARRAGTDDSLPPVMTGSHIDTQPTGGKFDGNYGVLAGLEVVRTLNAAGIHTRAPIEVAVWTNEEGSRFVPVMMGSGVFAGAFTLEHALAQRDAQGVSVGEALAAIGYAGESGPAHAVGAYFEAHIEQGPVLEKHQRVIGVVQAALGQRWYDVTVQGMEAHAGPTPMELRRDALLAASRIVAEVNRIAVERMPHARGTVGSLEVFPNSRNVIPGRVKFSVDLRAPDDAQLQDMDAALRAACARIAAECQVQAEVEQVVYFPPQPFTPHLVQAVRASAAELGYSSMDAVSGAGHDAVYVARVAPAAMIFVPCADGISHNEIEDAEPAHLEAGCNVLLRAMLAQAEIAA; encoded by the coding sequence ATGGACATGCAATCTTCACCCATCGCCGCGCTGCGCATCGACGGCGCGCGCCTGTGGCAATCGCTCATGGATCTGGCGCGCATCGGCGGCACGCCCAAGGGCGGCGTGTGCCGCATCGCGCTCACCGAGCTCGACCGCCAGGGCCGCGACCTGTTCGTGCAATGGGCACGCGAGGCCGGCTGCAGCATCCGCGTGGACGCCATCGGCAACATCTTCGCGCGCCGCGCCGGCACCGACGACAGCCTGCCGCCGGTGATGACCGGCAGCCATATCGACACCCAGCCCACGGGCGGCAAGTTCGACGGCAACTACGGCGTGCTCGCGGGCCTGGAGGTGGTGCGCACGCTCAACGCCGCGGGCATCCACACGCGCGCGCCCATCGAAGTGGCCGTGTGGACGAACGAAGAGGGCTCGCGCTTCGTGCCCGTGATGATGGGCTCGGGCGTGTTCGCCGGCGCCTTCACGCTGGAGCACGCGCTGGCGCAGCGCGACGCGCAGGGTGTGAGCGTGGGCGAGGCGCTCGCAGCCATCGGCTACGCGGGCGAAAGCGGCCCCGCGCACGCCGTGGGCGCGTACTTCGAGGCGCACATCGAGCAGGGCCCGGTGCTGGAGAAGCATCAGCGCGTGATAGGCGTGGTGCAGGCCGCGCTGGGCCAGCGCTGGTACGACGTGACCGTGCAGGGCATGGAGGCGCACGCGGGCCCCACGCCCATGGAGCTGCGGCGCGACGCGCTGCTGGCCGCGAGCCGCATCGTGGCCGAGGTCAACCGCATCGCCGTAGAGCGCATGCCGCACGCGCGCGGCACCGTGGGCTCGCTCGAAGTGTTCCCCAACTCGCGCAACGTGATCCCCGGCCGCGTGAAGTTCAGCGTGGACCTGCGCGCGCCCGACGACGCCCAGCTGCAGGACATGGACGCCGCGCTGCGCGCCGCCTGCGCGCGCATCGCCGCCGAATGCCAGGTGCAGGCCGAGGTGGAGCAGGTGGTGTACTTCCCGCCGCAGCCCTTCACGCCGCACCTGGTGCAGGCCGTGCGCGCCAGCGCCGCCGAACTGGGCTACAGCAGCATGGACGCCGTCAGCGGCGCGGGCCACGACGCCGTGTACGTGGCGCGCGTGGCGCCGGCCGCGATGATCTTCGTGCCCTGCGCCGACGGCATCAGCCACAACGAGATCGAGGATGCCGAGCCCGCCCACCTGGAGGCCGGCTGCAACGTGCTGCTGCGCGCCATGCTCGCGCAGGCGGAGATCGCCGCATGA
- a CDS encoding branched-chain amino acid ABC transporter permease: MSIYLLQTINGIGIGMLYFLLAVGLSIVFGLLRFVNFAHGAFYLMGAYFCYQLTRWGWSFWWALLIAPLAVGAIGWLTEKLLLRHVYAKPHEFHILVTVGLALVVQELVILQWGPLGDSVATPDLLQGVVMWGGFVYPKYRLFVIGFTAVLAVLLWWVLEGTRLGSAVRAGSESTEMVSLLGLNVFGIFSLVFALGAATAALAGVLAAPIRGAEPFMGIEALGVAFVIVVVGGLGSFSGALVGGILIGVVQSVMSTLWPEGARIMIYVAMAAVLLLRPHGLLGRKG; this comes from the coding sequence ATGAGCATCTACCTGCTGCAGACCATCAACGGAATCGGCATAGGCATGCTGTACTTCCTGCTGGCCGTGGGCCTGTCCATCGTGTTCGGCCTGCTGCGCTTCGTGAACTTCGCCCACGGCGCGTTCTACCTGATGGGCGCGTACTTCTGCTACCAGCTGACGCGCTGGGGCTGGAGCTTCTGGTGGGCGCTGCTCATCGCCCCCCTGGCCGTGGGGGCGATCGGCTGGCTGACCGAGAAGCTGCTGCTGCGCCATGTCTACGCCAAGCCGCACGAATTCCACATCCTGGTCACCGTGGGCCTGGCGCTCGTGGTACAGGAGCTCGTGATCCTGCAGTGGGGGCCGCTGGGCGACAGCGTGGCCACGCCCGACCTGCTGCAGGGCGTGGTGATGTGGGGCGGCTTCGTCTACCCCAAGTACCGGCTGTTCGTGATCGGCTTCACGGCCGTGCTGGCGGTGCTGCTGTGGTGGGTGCTCGAAGGCACGCGCCTGGGCAGCGCGGTGCGCGCCGGCAGCGAATCGACCGAGATGGTGTCGCTGCTGGGCCTGAACGTGTTCGGCATCTTCAGCCTGGTGTTCGCGCTGGGCGCGGCCACGGCGGCGCTGGCCGGGGTGCTGGCCGCGCCCATCCGCGGCGCCGAGCCCTTCATGGGCATCGAGGCGCTGGGCGTGGCCTTCGTCATCGTCGTCGTGGGCGGGCTGGGCAGCTTCAGCGGCGCACTCGTCGGCGGCATTCTCATCGGCGTGGTGCAAAGCGTGATGAGCACGCTGTGGCCCGAGGGCGCGCGCATCATGATCTACGTGGCCATGGCCGCCGTGCTGCTGCTGCGCCCCCATGGCCTGCTGGGCCGCAAAGGATGA
- a CDS encoding CoA-acylating methylmalonate-semialdehyde dehydrogenase yields MHNDKSVTSTIGHLIDGQLVTRAERTQPVFNPATGQSTTSVALAGKATVQDAIASAERAFPAWRNTPPLKRARVLSKLKVLLEENADQIAAMITAEHGKVLSDAHGELQRGIENVEYASYAPELLKGEHSRNVGPGIDSWSEFQALGVTAGITPFNFPAMVPLWMWPMAVACGNTFVLKPSERDPGSTLFIAQLALEAGLPPGVLNVVNGDKEAVDALLQDPRVKAVSFVGSTPIAEYIYAEGCRHGKRVQALGGAKNHAIVMPDADIGNAVSAMMGAAYGSCGERCMAVPLIVCVGDEVAGKMIAGLSAAIGDMKVGPGTDEGNDMGPLVTRQHFEKVRGYVDAGVAEGATLLVDGRGLEVPGHEDGYFLGPCLFDHVKPGMKIYQEEIFGPVLGIVRVKTLQEGMDLINAHEYGNGTCIFTRDGEAARYFSDHIQVGMVGVNVPLPVPVAYHSFGGWKRSLFGDLHAYGPDAVRFYTKRKTITQRWPGAGVREGAVFSFPSSR; encoded by the coding sequence ATGCACAACGACAAGTCCGTCACCTCCACCATCGGCCACCTGATAGACGGCCAGCTCGTCACCCGCGCCGAACGCACCCAGCCCGTGTTCAACCCCGCCACGGGCCAGTCCACCACCAGCGTGGCGCTGGCCGGCAAGGCCACCGTGCAGGACGCCATCGCCTCCGCCGAGCGTGCCTTCCCCGCCTGGCGCAACACGCCGCCGCTCAAGCGCGCGCGGGTCCTGTCCAAACTCAAGGTGCTGCTCGAGGAGAACGCCGACCAGATCGCCGCCATGATCACGGCCGAGCACGGCAAGGTGCTCTCCGACGCGCACGGCGAGCTGCAGCGCGGCATCGAGAACGTGGAGTACGCCAGCTACGCGCCCGAGCTGCTCAAGGGCGAGCACAGCCGCAACGTGGGCCCCGGCATCGACTCGTGGTCCGAGTTCCAGGCGCTGGGCGTGACGGCGGGCATCACGCCGTTCAACTTCCCCGCCATGGTGCCGCTGTGGATGTGGCCCATGGCCGTGGCCTGCGGCAATACCTTCGTCCTGAAGCCCAGCGAGCGCGATCCGGGCAGCACCCTGTTCATCGCCCAGCTGGCGCTGGAGGCGGGTCTGCCGCCCGGCGTGCTCAACGTGGTCAATGGCGACAAGGAGGCGGTGGATGCGCTGCTGCAGGATCCGCGCGTGAAGGCCGTGAGCTTCGTGGGCTCCACGCCGATCGCCGAGTACATCTATGCCGAGGGCTGCCGGCACGGCAAGCGCGTGCAGGCCCTGGGCGGCGCGAAGAACCATGCCATCGTCATGCCCGACGCCGACATCGGCAATGCGGTGAGCGCCATGATGGGCGCGGCCTACGGCAGCTGCGGCGAGCGCTGCATGGCCGTGCCGCTGATCGTCTGCGTGGGCGACGAGGTGGCCGGGAAGATGATCGCGGGCCTCTCGGCCGCCATCGGCGACATGAAGGTCGGCCCCGGCACCGACGAGGGCAACGACATGGGCCCGCTGGTGACGCGGCAGCATTTCGAGAAGGTCCGAGGCTATGTGGATGCCGGCGTGGCCGAGGGAGCGACGCTGCTGGTCGATGGCCGCGGCCTGGAGGTGCCGGGCCACGAGGACGGCTATTTCCTCGGCCCCTGCCTGTTCGACCATGTGAAGCCGGGCATGAAGATCTACCAGGAGGAGATCTTCGGCCCCGTGCTGGGCATCGTGCGCGTGAAGACGCTGCAGGAGGGCATGGACCTGATCAACGCCCACGAGTACGGCAACGGCACCTGCATCTTCACGCGCGATGGCGAGGCCGCGCGCTATTTCTCAGACCACATCCAGGTGGGCATGGTGGGCGTGAACGTGCCGCTGCCCGTGCCGGTGGCGTACCACTCGTTCGGCGGCTGGAAGCGCAGCCTGTTCGGCGATCTGCATGCCTACGGGCCCGATGCCGTGCGCTTCTACACCAAGCGCAAGACCATCACCCAGCGCTGGCCCGGCGCGGGCGTGCGCGAGGGGGCGGTGTTCAGCTTCCCCAGCAGCCGCTGA
- a CDS encoding branched-chain amino acid ABC transporter permease: MSRHSHLLLALAIVVAMPLFMHSGSLASEVLIYALAAMGCNLLLGYTGLLSFGQGIFFGLGSYTIALLLTRWPLPMPLALLAAITMGAAGAAVVGWIAIRQRGTYFVMLTLAFAQMFYFIAYSLPGLTGGDNGLLDIPRPSLAVAGHTLWPLASPWQYYGFVAALFLVAFWLLRRVCDSVFGRTLLAVRDNEERAAAVGYDLRLLKLQAFVISGAVTGLAGALHAMMTGIAPLSNAEYHTSEMIIVMTVIGGTGNLLASVLGAAFYVLLGDWLSTLWPRWLLLLGVVLMVVSLGLQRGLWGLGESLWMLARRKRPAPPAPAAAPSANGGQA, translated from the coding sequence ATGAGCAGACATTCCCACCTTCTTCTCGCGCTGGCCATCGTGGTCGCCATGCCGCTGTTCATGCACTCGGGCTCGCTCGCGAGCGAGGTGCTGATCTACGCCCTGGCCGCCATGGGCTGCAACCTGCTGCTGGGCTACACGGGGCTGCTGTCGTTCGGCCAGGGCATCTTCTTCGGCCTGGGCAGCTACACCATCGCGCTGCTGCTCACGCGCTGGCCCCTGCCCATGCCCCTGGCGCTGCTGGCGGCCATCACCATGGGGGCCGCGGGCGCGGCCGTGGTGGGCTGGATCGCGATCCGCCAGCGCGGCACCTATTTCGTGATGCTCACGCTGGCGTTCGCACAGATGTTCTACTTCATCGCCTATTCGCTGCCCGGCCTCACGGGCGGCGACAACGGCCTGCTGGACATCCCGCGCCCGTCGCTCGCCGTCGCCGGCCACACGCTGTGGCCGCTGGCCTCGCCCTGGCAGTACTACGGCTTCGTCGCCGCGCTGTTCCTGGTGGCGTTCTGGCTGCTGCGGCGCGTGTGCGACTCGGTGTTCGGCCGCACGCTGCTGGCCGTGCGCGACAACGAGGAGCGCGCCGCCGCCGTGGGCTACGACCTGCGCCTGCTGAAGCTGCAGGCCTTCGTGATCTCCGGCGCCGTCACGGGCCTGGCCGGAGCGCTGCACGCCATGATGACCGGCATCGCGCCCCTGTCCAACGCCGAATACCACACGAGCGAGATGATCATCGTGATGACGGTGATCGGCGGCACCGGCAATCTGCTGGCCTCGGTGCTGGGTGCGGCGTTCTACGTGCTGCTGGGCGACTGGCTCTCCACGCTGTGGCCGCGCTGGCTGCTGCTGCTCGGCGTGGTCCTCATGGTGGTCAGCCTGGGCCTGCAGCGCGGCCTGTGGGGCCTGGGCGAGAGCCTGTGGATGCTCGCGCGCCGCAAGCGGCCCGCGCCGCCCGCGCCCGCCGCCGCACCCAGCGCCAACGGAGGTCAGGCATGA
- a CDS encoding ABC transporter substrate-binding protein: protein MQRRHLLQLSALGALPSSLGLVSSAWAQSKDAIQFGCPVPMSGPFAANGKFADLGMKLALEQYGKALGRPLAYTLLDTEGKPATAVRKVQEAAQQQGARFFAGGILSSEALAMGKEAEKVGGIFITTAGADEITGKDCNSATFRWSVPTFGAIEQTVRPLIDAMPKAKRWYTITPQYVFGDGLLSAAKNIFKEKGVEHVGNSYHSLTEKEFSGYLTNAVAAKPDVLLLLNFGAQSSDTLRQAISFGMHKNMTILIAWASGLEQFESLGADLCDGVYFGAQYWHTVDAPLNLDLVKRCQDKFKSNPNYSLAGSYICTKLLIDAIVKAGSVDQKAVIAALDGMKYQGLTGAEEVRKADHQVLKNYYLLKGKAKAKMKNKDDYVDVISSGKSFLPPEQTGCKLA, encoded by the coding sequence ATGCAACGTCGCCATCTCCTGCAACTTTCCGCGCTCGGCGCGCTGCCCTCCTCCCTGGGCCTGGTCTCCAGCGCCTGGGCGCAGTCCAAGGACGCGATCCAGTTCGGCTGCCCGGTGCCCATGTCGGGCCCGTTCGCCGCCAACGGCAAGTTCGCCGACCTGGGCATGAAGCTGGCCCTGGAGCAGTACGGCAAGGCCCTGGGCCGGCCGCTGGCCTACACGCTGCTGGACACCGAGGGCAAGCCCGCCACCGCCGTGCGCAAGGTGCAGGAGGCGGCCCAGCAGCAGGGCGCGCGCTTCTTCGCGGGCGGCATCCTTTCGTCCGAGGCGCTGGCCATGGGCAAGGAGGCCGAGAAGGTCGGCGGCATCTTCATCACCACCGCGGGCGCCGACGAGATCACGGGCAAGGACTGCAACAGCGCCACCTTCCGCTGGTCGGTGCCCACCTTCGGCGCCATCGAACAAACCGTGCGCCCGCTGATCGACGCGATGCCGAAAGCCAAGCGCTGGTACACGATCACGCCGCAGTATGTGTTCGGCGACGGCCTGCTGTCGGCCGCCAAGAACATCTTTAAGGAAAAGGGCGTCGAGCACGTGGGCAACAGCTACCACTCGCTGACCGAGAAGGAGTTCAGCGGCTACCTGACCAACGCCGTGGCCGCCAAGCCCGACGTGCTGCTGCTGCTGAACTTCGGCGCGCAGTCGTCGGACACGCTGCGCCAGGCGATCAGCTTCGGCATGCACAAGAACATGACCATCCTGATCGCCTGGGCCTCGGGGCTGGAACAGTTCGAGTCGCTCGGCGCCGACCTGTGCGACGGCGTGTACTTCGGCGCGCAGTACTGGCACACGGTGGACGCGCCCCTGAACCTGGACCTGGTCAAGCGCTGCCAGGACAAGTTCAAGTCCAACCCCAACTACAGCCTGGCGGGCTCCTACATCTGCACCAAGCTGCTCATCGACGCCATCGTCAAGGCCGGCTCCGTGGACCAGAAGGCAGTGATCGCCGCGCTCGACGGCATGAAGTACCAAGGCCTGACGGGCGCGGAAGAGGTGCGCAAGGCCGACCACCAGGTGCTCAAGAACTACTACCTGCTCAAGGGCAAGGCCAAGGCCAAGATGAAGAACAAGGACGACTACGTGGACGTGATCAGCTCCGGCAAGTCCTTCCTGCCGCCCGAGCAGACCGGCTGCAAGCTGGCCTGA